The Desulfobaculum xiamenense DNA segment CCGTCTGGCGTAGTTGACATCGAGCGCGTGTTCCGCGTCGATGAACGCGGCCACCCCGCCCCTCTTCTGGCACTCGGCAATGATGTGCAGACAGAGGGTGGTCTTGCCCGAGGACTCGGGACCGTAGATCTCGGTCACGCGGCCCTTGGGGATGCCGCCGATGCCAAGGGCGATGTCGAGGGCGAAGGATCCGGTGGGGATGGTTGGTATGTTCACGTGCGCATCGTCGGACAACTTCATGACGGAACCCTGACCGTACTTGCGCTCGATGGTCGAGAGGGCGGTGCTCAGGGCCTCCCTGCGCATCTCTTCGGGACTGGGCTGCGTGGTGCGACGTTTTACCATATGTACTGCTCCATGAAATATTTGTATCGAAAGCCACCGACACATAGCAGAACGACCGCCCGCGGGCAACCGTGCAACGCCGCCGACGGCGCAACGGAACGACACCCTCGCATAACCCGACAAATTCGCTCCGAATATCCCGACAGACCGCGTCATCCAAGGGAATCGCCCCTCACGCGGGCCTTGCGTCGCGGCGAAAGCGTGGGTATAGGCCATGCACCTATGACCAACAAGACCACCTACGACGCCCTCGTCCTCTACTCGGCGGGGCTTGATTCATTGCTTGCGGCCCGCGTGCTCGAAGCCCAGGGGCTTCGCGTGAAGTGCCTGCACTTCGTCAGCCCGTTCTTCGGACACCCCGGACGGGTGAAGGGCTGGCGCGCCACCTACGGTCTCGACATCGACATCGTCAACATCGGCGACGCCTATATTGATATGATGCGCAAGGGACCGCGCTACGGCTTCGGCAAGCTCTTCAACCCCTGCGTGGACTGCAAGATCATCATGATCGAGCACGCGCGCGCCCTCATGCCGCGCTACGGAGCCACATTCATTGCCACCGGCGAGGTCGTGGGCCAGCGGCCCATGTCCCAGCGCCGCGACGCCATGAACAGCATCCGCAACGAGACGACCTCCGAGGACATCCTGCTGCGCCCCCTGTGCGCGCTCATTCTCGACCCCACGCCCATGGAGCTTTCGGGCCTCGTGGACCGGGAGCGCCTGTACGGCTTCTCTGGCCGTGGCAGAAACGAGCAGTTGCGCCTCGCCGCGGAGTTCGGCATCACCGACATTCCGACCCCCGGCGGCGGCTGCAAGCTCACCGAGTCCGCCTCGGCCTGCCGCTACGCCCCCGTGTTCCAGCATCACCCCACGGCGACGGCGCAGGATTTCCACCTCGCCAACGTGGGCAGGCAGTACTGGTCCGGCGCGCACTGGCTGTCCATCGGACGCGACCAGCGCAGCAACGAGATGATCGAACGCAACATCACGCCCGGTGACCTCGTGTTCAGCCTGCGCGACTTCCCCGGCCCCCTCGCCCTCGGGCGTCAGGTCGCCGGAGACTGGAGCGACGACGCAGTGGCCGACGCGGCCGCCTTCGTGGCGTCCTTCTCGCCCAAGGCCCGCAAGGCCGAAACGGACATCGCCGTCGCCGTGCGCCATGGCGAAACCACGCGCGACGTCGTCGTGCGCCCCTCGCGTGAGACAGCCTTGGGCTGGAAGGAAACGAGCTGGGACGACGCCGTGCCGGTCCGCAACGCCATGGACCCGCACAACCACTAGCCGCCGCGCGGTCTGTCGCCCTGCCACGGACCGCGACAACCGCTTCCGACATTTTCCACAACACACCGGAATGACGGCGCATTGTCACAGGGCAATGCGCCGCAGACCCTTGCACATCTTGCACAGACTGGTCTTTCGGACCGGCCCGGTATAGAGACTTTTCATGCTCACGCAATTCATCTTCGTCATCATCAGCGCCACCCTTTTGTGGTTCGGCGCGGAATGGGTCGTGGACTCGGCGTCGGCCATCGCCCGCCGCTTCCGCGTGCCCGAACTGGTCATCGGCCTGACCGTGGTCGCCATCGGCACCTCGGCTCCGGAGTTCATCGTCACGGCCATGGCGTCCTTCAAGGGCATGTCGGACATCTCCCTGTCCAACGTGGTCGGCTCCAACGTGTTCAACCTCGGCATCATCCTCGGCTCCATGGCCATGCTGCGCCCCATCGTTACCACCCCGGAGGTGGTCCGGCGCGACGGCATGCTGCTCATCGCCGTGGTGTCGCTGGTGACGCTCCTGACCATGGACCACACCCTCAGCCGCGTGGACGGCTTGGTGCTGGCGGCCATCCTCGGCACCTACATCACGCTGCTCATCATCCGCAGGCCCCGCACGGCGGTCGTGGCGGACGAGAACCCGAGCGACGAGCGCATCGCCACGTGGAAGGACTATCCGCGCCTCGCGGCGGGTTTCGTGGCCGTGTCCTACGGCGGCAGCCTCATGGTCGACGCGGCCTCCACGCTAGCCGCGCATCTCGGCGTGTCCCAGTGGGCCATCGGCGTGACCATCGTCGCGGCGGGCACCAGCCTGCCCGAACTGGTCACCTGCATCGCGGCCTCGGTGCGCGGCAAGAACGACATGCTGCTCGGCAACCTCATCGGATCGGACCTGTTCAACTTCTGCGGCGTGCTCGGCCTGACGAGCATCCTGCGCCCGCTCCCCGTTTCCGCCGCCGCCGCGCCGACCCTGTACATGCTGGTCGGATCGGTATGCATCATCATCCTGTGCATTCGCACGGGGTGGAAGGTCTCGCGGCCCGAAGGCGCGTTTCTCATCGCGCTGGGCCTTGCGCGCTGGGCACCATCGCTCATGTAACGCGAGGCGCAAATGCGCATGACGCATTGCATTTTCACTGTCATCGCAGGCGGATGCGACCGATATCCCTTGCCAGCCCCAATGTTCGGTATTACCTTTTCATTCGGCTGAACTACGACGACAACCTCAAGGAGGATACGAAATGAACAGATTTCAGGCCATGAGCCGCCCGCAGGCACGTTCACTCGACAGTGTGAACGCCTTTATGCGCGGCGTATACAACTGGATGGCCGCCGGTCTCGGCCTCACCGCGCTCGCGGCCTTCGCCACCGCATCGAGCCCCGATATGATCCAGCTGCTCTACAGCGGTTCCATCTTGAGCTGGGTCATAATCTTCGCGCCGTTCGTTCTGGTCATGATCCTGTCCGCAGGCATCAACTCCATGAGCGCTACCACGGCGACCATCACGTTCATGTCCTACAGCGCGCTCATGGGCGTGTCCCTCTCCAGCGTGCTGCTCATGTATACGGGCGAAAGCGTGTTCACCACCTTCGTGATCTGCGCGACCATGTTCGGCGGCATGAGCATCTACGGCACGACCACCAAGCGCGACCTCACCTCGTGGGGCAGCTTCCTGTTCATGGGCCTCATCGGCATCCTCATCGCCTCGGTGGTCAACATCTTCCTCGCCAATTCCGTCATGCACTGGGTTATCTCCGTGATCGGCGTGGTCCTCTTCACCGGACTCACCGCCTACGACACCCAGCGCCTGCGCGACATGGGCGAGAGCGCTCCCTACGGTGACGCCACGGTCCTGCGCCGCGGCACCATCCTTGGCGCGCTGACCCTCTACCTCGACTTCATCAACCTGTTCCTGATGCTGCTCCGGCTCTTCGGGTCGAGCAGGGACTAGCCAATCCGGGGCGGCCACGGCCGCCCCTTTTTTTGCCATGAGCGACACTCTCGACCTCCAGCGCCGCCTCGGCGCCCTCCTCTTCCTGCCCAGCCGCGCCTACGCGTGGGGCATGCGCCTGCGCCGTCAGTGGTACGAGCGCGGCGCTCTCGAATCCCACCGCCCGCCGCGCCCGTGCGTCAGCATCGGCAACATCGGCTGGGGTGGCAGCGGCAAGACGCCCCTCACCGAATGGCTGCTGCGCTGGGCCGCCCGGCGTGACGTCTCCGCCGTGGTCCTCACCCGTGGCTACCGCGCAACCCCGCCGCATCCGCACTATCTGGTCACCGAAACGAGCACCCCGCGCGAAGCGGGCGACGAACCGCTGCTGCTGGCCCGCTCGTGCCCCGATGGCCACGTGGTGGTGGACCCCATGCGCTCGCGCGCCGCACAGTGGGCATGGGCCGAGCTGCGCCCCGAACTCTTCCTCCTGGACGACGGCTTCCAACACCTCAAGGTCCAGCGTGACATCGACCTCGTGCTGCTGCGCCCCAAGGACCTCAACGAGGAATGGGACCGCGTGATTCCAGCCGGATCGTGGCGCGAAGACGAAAGCGCCCTCACCCGCGCAACGGCCTTTCTCATCAAATGCTCGGCGGACGAATTCCTCGCGCTCGAACCGCTCATCCGCGCGCGGCTGGCCCGTTTCAACGCCCCGGTCTTCAACTTCTCCTTCAAGCCCCTCGGGGTGAAGCGTCTCGACCTCGCGCAGGCCGCCGAGAGTTTCCACGGCGAGCCGTACCTACTGGTCACCGGCGTGGGCGAACCAGATCAGGTGGTGGACACGGCGGAGATGCTCCTCGGCAACAGGCCCGAACTGCACCTGCGCTACGACGACCACCACGATTACTCGCAGGCGGACTGGACGCACATCCGCGCACAGGCCGACCTCAAGAACATCAGCCACATCCTGTGCACAGCCAAGGACGCGGTGAAGCTGGCTCGCTATGACACGCGCCACCTGTGGACCTTTGACCACACGCTGGAATTCGGCCCGACATTCTTCGCCGAAACCACCTTCCCCGACTGGTGGGGTAACTGGTGGGACGTGCTGCGCCACCGCGACTAACCCCCGCCCGCCCACTGGACACGCGCCCCGCGAACGGACACAGTGCGCACGGTCGCCCGCGCACGGCGGACGTGCTACAACATTTCGAACACTCATCACGACAACACACGGATCATCCATGGCACGCAAAGGCAGGAAGACGGAGAAGAAGGCAGGCGCTGGCCGCGTGGACCAACGCAGCATCCTCAAGGCATTCAAGGACGCAGGCCGCCCCATGCGGCTGGCCGAGGTGCTCTCGGTGCTCCAGGCGGGCAAGGGTGCAAAACGCGACCTCAAGGACCTCCTGCGCGACCTGCTCGATCAGGGCAAGATCATCCGCACCAAGGGCGGAGCCTTCGGCCTCACCGAGAGCATGTCCCTCATGACCGGCGTGCTGGAGGTGCAGCGTTCCGGCGTCGGCTTCGTCATCCCTGAGGACAAGCGCCGCAAGGACATCTTCATCAGTCCGAACGACTTCGGCGACGCATGGAACGGCGACCGCGTGGTCTGCGCCGTGATTCCAGGCCGCAAGGGCAAGAACCCCGAAGGCCGCATCGTGCGCGTGCTGGATCGCGCCCTGCGCAAGCTCCCGGTGCGCATCCTCAAGCGCCTTGGTCCGGACATGTTCATCTCGCATCCCACGGACACCAAGCTCCAGTTCAACATCATGTGCGACACGCAGGCGCTGGACGACGAACCCCAGGAAGGCGATATCGTCTTCGTGCTGGCGGGCGAAAAGCTCGACTTCAAGCTGTGGGCGGGCGACGCCGTGGAAGCGCTCGGCTCCGAGGACGACGTGGCCGTTCAGGAAAGCCTCGTCAAATCCCTGCACGGCGTGCCGACCAGCTTCCCCAACGCCGCCGTCGTCGAAGCCAACGCCCTGCCCGCCGAACCGGAGCAGGACGACTTCCGCGAACGCGTGGACCTGCGCGACCTGCCGCTGGTCACCATCGACGGAGCCAAGGCCCGCGACTTCGACGACGCGGTCTGCGTGCGGCCCGACGGTCAGGGCTTCCGCCTGTGGGTGGCCATCGCGGACGTGAGCCACTACGTGCGCCCCGGCAGCGCCCTCGACCGCGAGGCGCTGGCCCGCGGCAACTCCTACTATTTCCCGCAATCCGTGGAACCCATGTTTCCCGAGGCCCTGTCCAACGGCCTGTGTAGCCTCAATCCGGACGTGAACCGCCTGTCCATGGTCGCCGAAATGCACATCGACCGTTCGGGCCACGTCAGTGACGAGCGCTTCTACCCGGCAGTCATCCGCAGTCACGCCCGGCTGACCTACGCGCAGGTCCACCGCGCCCTCGAACTCAAGGACCGCGAGACCCGCGCCGACATCGAGGACGTGCTGCCCATGCTGGAGGACGCCGAGCGCCTCGCGCGCATCCTGCACCGCATGCGCGTGGAACGCGGCACCCTCGACTTCGATCTCCCCGAGCCTGAAATCCTCTTCAACATGAATGGCGAGACCATAAACATCCAGCGCCGTCCGCGCACCTTCGCCCACCAGATCGTCGAGGAATTCATGATCGCCGCCAACGAGGCCGTGGCCCGCTTCCTCGAACGCCGCGAGATGCCGTGCATGTACCGCATCCATCCCTCGCCGGACATGGACAAGCTGCGCTCGGTGTTCAAGCTCCTCTCCCGCTCCGACGTGGGCGAACGCATCCCCGCCGAGGCCTCGCCCGAGGCCGTGCGCGAACTACTGAACGCCGTGGCGGGCACCGAGGTCGAATTCGTGGCCAACCGCCTGCTGCTGCGCGCCATGATGCAGGCCAGCTATGGCCCAGAAAACGAAGGCCACTACGGCCTCGCCTCGGAGTGCTACTGCCACTTCACCTCGCCCATCCGGCGCTACGCGGACCTCATCGTCCACCGTTCCCTGAAGGCCGCCCTCGGCTTCGGCGACGTCCCGGCTCCGAAACCAGGCACCCTTCAGGAAATCGGCGACCACATCAGCGGACGCGAACGCGTCGCCATGCAGGCCGAGCGCGAGATTCTCAAGCGCGTTACCATCCTCTTCCTGCGCGACAAGGTGGGCGCGGAATACACCGGCGTCATCAACGGCGTGGCCGATTACGGCTTCTGGGTGGAACTGAACGAAGTCATGGCCGAAGGCATGGTCCGCCTGTCCTCGCTGGACGACGACTACTACGTCTACCTTCAGGAACGGCAGGAAATCTGGGGCGAACGCACCCGCCGCCGCTTCGGCATCGGTCAGACCGTGCGGGTGTTCCTGCGCGACGTGAACCTCTCGCGCCTCGAAGTCGATCTCGAACTCATGCCCACCCGCCAGCCTCGCAAACGCTAACCCACCCACAACGCATCGCCCCGCCAGCAGCCGCTGCGCGGGGCCGTGCCTCCGGCGGCCGGGCTCTGCCCGGACCCGGTCAAGGGGCTGACCCCCTTGACAATCCTCACTAGGGCTTCGTCACGCAAAGCCGCACGGTGCGCCACAGGCAGACGGTCCGTCGCAGGTCGGGGGTCCAGGGGGCCAGCGGCCCCTTTGCCGGCGGAGCCTACGTCTCGTATGTGGCAAGGAACGATACGGTCGGGCACAGCGCAGAACCGCTGCGCGGGGCCGTGCCTCCGGCGGCCGGGCTCTGCCCGGACCCGGTCAAGGGGCTGCCCCCCTTGACAATCCTCACTAGGGCTTCGTCGCGCAAAGCAGCATGGTGCGCCAAGGGCAGACAGTCCATCGCAGATCGGGGGTCCAGGGGGCCAGCGGCCCCTTGGCCGACGGAGCCTACGTCTCGCATGTGGCAGTGAACGATCCGGCCAGGCACTGCGATACGCCGTTTTTCCAAGCACGCCAGACCCGCGAGTAGCTCTCCTTCTAGATTGACACCTTTTTCACAATAAATCCCCCTTTCCAGGCGGATCCCGCCCCATTTCACGCACACAATTTGGCCTAAAAACAGCACATTTTGGCTCACATCTCACCTTGGGCTTCCTCGCCCTCCCGCGCAGATACGCGCGTTTTTAAGATATGTTACTGATTATATTCGATAATTTTCTTTTCGTAACTTTTTTCACATAACCCTTGCCAGTCCTTGTGAAAAAACTTACAAAGAATTCACCGACACGAACGATGCGCCATCATCGTTCCGGAGAATGACATGCTTGAAACGTTGCTCAACTTTCCATCTCTTGTTGCCCTGAACCTGCTGGCGCTGGTCAATGCCTTCACAGGAGGCACTTTCGACCAGTTCTTTGAAGAAATGGAACCTCGTTCGATTCGATAGGCTGCCATTCGCCACATCCGTCACCAGTGACCCGGTATCCCACTCCGGATCAGGCATTTTCCCGCACGCGCCGCGCACCGTCCTCCAACCCACGTGGCGCGTGCGGAAAAATGGCCCTCCACATTCCATGACCTCCCGTGCCCATTGGCACATCATGTATACCCCCCCACGCACGGCATCCCTGCCCGCCGTGACGTGCGCCCCATACCGGGGCGCATCGTTTTTCCGACCACGCCACCGAGCCCCGCCCATCGGGGCCTCGGGCGCGGGCGGACCGGCTTCGCCTCCATCAAATGCCCCCCGTACGCAGACCATTGCCCATATCGCAGCGCGTATTGCGAACCAACGCATTTTTCCTTCACTGGCCGCACTTTTCGCAATGAACCCCACCCACGCGACATGCCCCCGCCACATCACTACGCGCGGCACGGTGCAAATCATTTCGGAATTCCAAGGGGAAAGGACCGACGGCTGTTGCGCTTTCCACGCCAAGCAAGCTATATTGAATGGAAATTCAACCAGAACTCGTACCCGGAGAGTGCACGGTGGCAGTGGTCCATTGCGAAAAGTGCGGCCATACGCAGAGAGTTCCCGAACGTCACGTCGGGCGGAAAATCGCCTGTCCGTCCTGCGGCGAGCCAGCTCCCGTGGAACCGGAACCCGAGGATCTCGGGCTCGACGACGTCATCGCTCCCGTCCCGAACGCCTCCGCGCCCCAAGGCTCCTCAGCACCGCTCACCGAAGCCACGCTCTTTGATCAGGCCGAGGAGGAACCTTCCCACATCCTTCAGGGCAACCTGTTGCGCAATCTCCTCGCCGGACTCGTCTCCGGTGCCACGGGCATCCTGTTCTGTCTCGCCATCGCGCTGCTTTTCGTCTCCGGCACCGCTCCGGACAGCGGCCTGCCCCACGCCTTGAGCATGGCGCTCATGAGCGCGGGCATTGTGGGCCTCGTGGTCGCCATCCGCAGCGGAGTGGCCTTCGCACTCGCCGGGCCGGAATCCATGGCCGCGGTAGTGCTCTTCCTGCTCTCCATCGGCATCCATTCCGCCATGCCTGCGGACGCCGCTCCGCTCGCCTTGGCCACCACGACCACCGCCGCCATCATGATCACCACCGTACTTGCGGGGTTCTGCCTCTGGCTAGTGGGTGGACTCGGTGCCGGGGACTGGATTCGCTTCATCCCCATCCACGCCGTGGGCGGGGTACTGGCGGGAGTGGGCTTCCTCGTCCTGCGCTTCGCCATTGCCCATGGCACGGGATGCGTGGACGATCTCTCCCTGCTTCTGCGCATGTTCGAGGATGGCATCTGCCTCAAGTGGCTCCCTGGGCTGGGCTTCGGACTGCTCCTATTCGTCGTTCTGCGCGGCATCAAAAGCCCAGGGCTGCTCTTCGCCCTGCTCCTTCTCGGCATCGGGGCCGCGCACGGCGGCTTCTTCCTCGCGGGCATGGACATCGAAACCGCCCGCATGAACGGCTGGCTCTTCCCGACCTTCGCACAGGACAGATTCTGGGACATCTATTCCGTGGACATACGCGCCCTCGTCAATCTGGGTGCCATCGTGGACAACGCTGGCTACATCGCCGCCCTCGTCGGCCTGCTCACGGCCGGAACCATGCTCAAGATCACGGAACTCGAAATCGTCATGGGCCGCGAGATCGACCTGAACCGAGAATACATGGGCATCGGCATGGGCAATCTACTCTCGGGCCTCGCTGGCGGCATTCCCGGCTCCCTCGCCCTGTCGCGCAGCCTCGCCAACAAGGGTCTTGGCGCGCAGGGAGCCGTGGCGGGCATCGTGGCCGCTCTCGTCTGCATCGGCGCGCTCTTCTCCGCCCATCTCTTCATCCCGTACATCCCACGTTTCGTACCGGTGGGGCTGCTCGTATGCCTCGGTCTATCCCTCATGTGGCGCTGGCTGGTGGAAACCCGCGCCCGCTTCACTCACAAGGGCGACTACGCGCTGCTGGTGCTCGTCTTCCTGCTCACGGCGAGCCTCGGCCTGCTGGTAGGCGTGGGCGTGGGCGCTGGTCTTGCCATGCTCGTCACCGCCGGACGCTACGGCTCCATGAGTGTCATCAAGCACGAGGTCTCCGGCGAGCACTTCCACAGCAACGTGGACCGCGCCCCCGCGCAGTTCCGAGTGCTCAAGGAGCATGGCGCGCAGATTCACGTCATCACCCTGCAGGGCTTCATCTTCCTTGGCACCACGAGCAATCTGTTGCGCCGCATCCGCGCCCGCCTGCGCGACACGAACCGCCCACCGCTGCGCTTCCTTCTGCTCGACTTCACCTTCATCGGCGGCCTCGATTCGTCGGTGGCCCTCTCCTTCACCAAGCTCCAGCAGATGGCCGCCAAGCACGGCTTCACTCTCGTCTTCACCAACATGCCCTTCGAGCTTGAAGAACAACTCAAGACCGTCGGCTGCGTTCTCAACGCCCCGGAACGCCACTCACTTACCGTCACCTCCCTCGACTACGCCATGGAATGGGCCGAGGACCACCTCCTCGACGACGCGGACCTCCTCGCCGTGGATCGCCAAAGCCTGCCGAAGCTCCTCGAACCCGTCTTCCCCGAACCCCGCTACATTCCGCTGCTCATGCGGGTGCTCAAACGCGTGCAGGTCAAGAAGGGCGCTCCCGTCTTCCGGCAGGGCGACCCGTCGGACGCCATGTACTTCATCGAGTCCGGCATGGTGAACGTGCAGCTCGAACTGGAAGGCGGCAAGGTCCTGCGCCTCAAGAAGATGGGGCCGGGCACCGCCTTCGGCGAGATGGGCATCTACACGTCCGCGCCGCGCTCAGCCTCCATCGTCGCCGCCGAGGACTGCGTCCTCTACCGTCTGTCCACAAAGGTGCTGCATCAGGTGCAGGCCAAGATTCCCCACCTCGCCGAGGCCATCCACCGCTTCATCGTCAACCTGCTCTCCGAGCGCGTCTCCGAGGCCAACGCCAAGGTCCGCGACCTCCTCGCCTGACCGCCACCCAGAGCGCAAAAAAAGGGCGGCTCCCAAAGGAACCGCCCCGTTTCGTCGCGTTCGTCGCTTCGCCGCAGGCCTAGGCCTCGGCATCCACCGGGCAGGGGAAGACGATGTCGTAACCCCAGTTGTACACGAAGGCGTAGCACATGAAGAAACTGGAAAATCCAATGTTCATGACCAGCGCGTGCGTGAGTGGCATGTCCATCCACCACGCCACGCCCGGAAGCGTGAGCAGCATGAAGCCCACCTCAAAAGCCAGCGCATGCAGCGTGCGCATCCACACCGGGCGCTGGTCCACACGGCGGCCAAGCCACACCAGCATGTGGTCAAAAAGCCAGTTGTAGACGCAGTTCCAGACCATGGCCGCAAGGCTCAGGCTGATGCTCATCACGCCCGTGTGTGAAATGGGCTTGCCCGTCGCCCACGCGGCGACGGGGGCGGCGATGAACAGGCCGCCAAGCTCGAAAAGGATGGCATGACGCAAACGGTCGTTCGCGGTTCTCATTCGTCGTAACCTCTCGGAAAATGGAATATGTTCGCGACGGCAGGACATTGGCGCGTATGCATTCCAACATCGCCCAGCCGTCGGAACGGAGTCATTATCTCATTTACAGGCAATTTCCAGTCAGCTACCATCTGAAAAACAGATAGATAAACCTCGTCCATTTCCAGCGAACAAGGACATCCGTCATGGAACCCAATCTCGAACAGCTCCGGGCCTTCGTCACTGCCGCCGAGGAAGGCTCCTTCTCCGCCGCCGCCCGTCGTCTCGGCCGTGCGCAGTCCGCCGTGAGCACCGCCATCATGAACCTCGAAATCGACCTCGGGGTGGAGCTCTTCGACCGCAGCGGCAAGCTGCCCGTGCTGACCACGACGGGCACGGCGCTCCTCTCCGACGCGCGCCACATCCTCGACAGGGGACGAGACATGGTCGAACGCGCCCGCTCCCTGTCCTCCGGCATCGAGCACCGGGTGATCCTCGCCACGGACGAAATGGCTCCGCCGCCCTTCCTGAACCGCGTTCTCGGCGATTTCAGCCGCCAGTACCCGCGTGTGGAACTGGAATGCCTCTTCGCCGCCCTTGGCGACGTCGCGGAACTTGTCGCTTCGGGCCGGGCGGACATGGGCCTCATGACGCCGCTCGCCCCCGGCGCGCCGCGCGGGCTGAACTACCGCCTGCTGCACAACCTCGAATTTTCCGCCGTGGTCGCGCCCGACCACCCGCTTGCGGCGCTGTCCCTCGTCTCCGCCGACGACCTCGCCGAGCACCGGGAAATCATCCCCACCAGCCGGGGCGGCGAGCGCCTCGGGGAGGAAGAGGTCATCGGGCGAACCTGCTGGCTCGCCGAAAACTATTTCATCATCCGGAGCATCGTGGAGGCCGGAGTCGGCTGGGCCTTCCTGCCGACCCCGCTCACCCGCGAAAGCCTTGCCGCACGCCGCCTCGTGGAACTGCACCTCGACTTCAAAGGCGCAGACATCAAAGCCCCGCTCTTCCTCATCTGGCCGCGCGGGCGCGCCCTCGGCCCCGCCGCGGACTGGCTGCGCGCCGCGCTGGCCGGAACGCCAGTCGGTGACGACGCATAGGGACGGGCTGGGACGCTGCGCGGGGCGAGGCGAGGCGAGGCCTCCGGCGGCCGGGGCTTTGCCCCGGACCCCAGTCAAGGAAATGATTTCCTTGACAATCCTCATTAGGGCTTCGTCGCGCTAAGCCGCACGGTCCGCCAAGGGCAGACGGCCTATCGCATGTCGGGGTTCCTAGGGGCCAGCGGCCCCTAGGCCGGCGGAGCCTACGTCTTGCACCCGTCAACGAA contains these protein-coding regions:
- a CDS encoding tRNA(5-methylaminomethyl-2-thiouridylate) methyltransferase: MTNKTTYDALVLYSAGLDSLLAARVLEAQGLRVKCLHFVSPFFGHPGRVKGWRATYGLDIDIVNIGDAYIDMMRKGPRYGFGKLFNPCVDCKIIMIEHARALMPRYGATFIATGEVVGQRPMSQRRDAMNSIRNETTSEDILLRPLCALILDPTPMELSGLVDRERLYGFSGRGRNEQLRLAAEFGITDIPTPGGGCKLTESASACRYAPVFQHHPTATAQDFHLANVGRQYWSGAHWLSIGRDQRSNEMIERNITPGDLVFSLRDFPGPLALGRQVAGDWSDDAVADAAAFVASFSPKARKAETDIAVAVRHGETTRDVVVRPSRETALGWKETSWDDAVPVRNAMDPHNH
- a CDS encoding calcium/sodium antiporter: MLTQFIFVIISATLLWFGAEWVVDSASAIARRFRVPELVIGLTVVAIGTSAPEFIVTAMASFKGMSDISLSNVVGSNVFNLGIILGSMAMLRPIVTTPEVVRRDGMLLIAVVSLVTLLTMDHTLSRVDGLVLAAILGTYITLLIIRRPRTAVVADENPSDERIATWKDYPRLAAGFVAVSYGGSLMVDAASTLAAHLGVSQWAIGVTIVAAGTSLPELVTCIAASVRGKNDMLLGNLIGSDLFNFCGVLGLTSILRPLPVSAAAAPTLYMLVGSVCIIILCIRTGWKVSRPEGAFLIALGLARWAPSLM
- a CDS encoding Bax inhibitor-1/YccA family protein; this encodes MNRFQAMSRPQARSLDSVNAFMRGVYNWMAAGLGLTALAAFATASSPDMIQLLYSGSILSWVIIFAPFVLVMILSAGINSMSATTATITFMSYSALMGVSLSSVLLMYTGESVFTTFVICATMFGGMSIYGTTTKRDLTSWGSFLFMGLIGILIASVVNIFLANSVMHWVISVIGVVLFTGLTAYDTQRLRDMGESAPYGDATVLRRGTILGALTLYLDFINLFLMLLRLFGSSRD
- the lpxK gene encoding tetraacyldisaccharide 4'-kinase yields the protein MSDTLDLQRRLGALLFLPSRAYAWGMRLRRQWYERGALESHRPPRPCVSIGNIGWGGSGKTPLTEWLLRWAARRDVSAVVLTRGYRATPPHPHYLVTETSTPREAGDEPLLLARSCPDGHVVVDPMRSRAAQWAWAELRPELFLLDDGFQHLKVQRDIDLVLLRPKDLNEEWDRVIPAGSWREDESALTRATAFLIKCSADEFLALEPLIRARLARFNAPVFNFSFKPLGVKRLDLAQAAESFHGEPYLLVTGVGEPDQVVDTAEMLLGNRPELHLRYDDHHDYSQADWTHIRAQADLKNISHILCTAKDAVKLARYDTRHLWTFDHTLEFGPTFFAETTFPDWWGNWWDVLRHRD
- the rnr gene encoding ribonuclease R, whose amino-acid sequence is MARKGRKTEKKAGAGRVDQRSILKAFKDAGRPMRLAEVLSVLQAGKGAKRDLKDLLRDLLDQGKIIRTKGGAFGLTESMSLMTGVLEVQRSGVGFVIPEDKRRKDIFISPNDFGDAWNGDRVVCAVIPGRKGKNPEGRIVRVLDRALRKLPVRILKRLGPDMFISHPTDTKLQFNIMCDTQALDDEPQEGDIVFVLAGEKLDFKLWAGDAVEALGSEDDVAVQESLVKSLHGVPTSFPNAAVVEANALPAEPEQDDFRERVDLRDLPLVTIDGAKARDFDDAVCVRPDGQGFRLWVAIADVSHYVRPGSALDREALARGNSYYFPQSVEPMFPEALSNGLCSLNPDVNRLSMVAEMHIDRSGHVSDERFYPAVIRSHARLTYAQVHRALELKDRETRADIEDVLPMLEDAERLARILHRMRVERGTLDFDLPEPEILFNMNGETINIQRRPRTFAHQIVEEFMIAANEAVARFLERREMPCMYRIHPSPDMDKLRSVFKLLSRSDVGERIPAEASPEAVRELLNAVAGTEVEFVANRLLLRAMMQASYGPENEGHYGLASECYCHFTSPIRRYADLIVHRSLKAALGFGDVPAPKPGTLQEIGDHISGRERVAMQAEREILKRVTILFLRDKVGAEYTGVINGVADYGFWVELNEVMAEGMVRLSSLDDDYYVYLQERQEIWGERTRRRFGIGQTVRVFLRDVNLSRLEVDLELMPTRQPRKR
- a CDS encoding cyclic nucleotide-binding domain-containing protein: MEIQPELVPGECTVAVVHCEKCGHTQRVPERHVGRKIACPSCGEPAPVEPEPEDLGLDDVIAPVPNASAPQGSSAPLTEATLFDQAEEEPSHILQGNLLRNLLAGLVSGATGILFCLAIALLFVSGTAPDSGLPHALSMALMSAGIVGLVVAIRSGVAFALAGPESMAAVVLFLLSIGIHSAMPADAAPLALATTTTAAIMITTVLAGFCLWLVGGLGAGDWIRFIPIHAVGGVLAGVGFLVLRFAIAHGTGCVDDLSLLLRMFEDGICLKWLPGLGFGLLLFVVLRGIKSPGLLFALLLLGIGAAHGGFFLAGMDIETARMNGWLFPTFAQDRFWDIYSVDIRALVNLGAIVDNAGYIAALVGLLTAGTMLKITELEIVMGREIDLNREYMGIGMGNLLSGLAGGIPGSLALSRSLANKGLGAQGAVAGIVAALVCIGALFSAHLFIPYIPRFVPVGLLVCLGLSLMWRWLVETRARFTHKGDYALLVLVFLLTASLGLLVGVGVGAGLAMLVTAGRYGSMSVIKHEVSGEHFHSNVDRAPAQFRVLKEHGAQIHVITLQGFIFLGTTSNLLRRIRARLRDTNRPPLRFLLLDFTFIGGLDSSVALSFTKLQQMAAKHGFTLVFTNMPFELEEQLKTVGCVLNAPERHSLTVTSLDYAMEWAEDHLLDDADLLAVDRQSLPKLLEPVFPEPRYIPLLMRVLKRVQVKKGAPVFRQGDPSDAMYFIESGMVNVQLELEGGKVLRLKKMGPGTAFGEMGIYTSAPRSASIVAAEDCVLYRLSTKVLHQVQAKIPHLAEAIHRFIVNLLSERVSEANAKVRDLLA
- a CDS encoding PACE efflux transporter, with product MRTANDRLRHAILFELGGLFIAAPVAAWATGKPISHTGVMSISLSLAAMVWNCVYNWLFDHMLVWLGRRVDQRPVWMRTLHALAFEVGFMLLTLPGVAWWMDMPLTHALVMNIGFSSFFMCYAFVYNWGYDIVFPCPVDAEA